One Polynucleobacter necessarius genomic window, GCCCACAATTAATTTGATTGGTTTATCTGGCCAGCCTTTTGCTTGAGCAAAGGCGCCTTGAGAAAACATTAGTGAACTGGCAGCTAACACCAACATATTGACAACAGTGTTTAAGAATCGACCAGATTTTTGGCCGAGCAAAGTGCGATACATCATTTGGTTAGTCTCCAATACGGTTTGCAATGGGTTGCAATATTTTTATATTGAGTATTCTTACTGCTGATTACTTTAACCGACTTTCGCTAGGCAAGAAAGATCTCTTGCAGGTTATTGAGATAGCGTAAACCCTGATCGGTTGCCCGCAATTTGCTGGGATTTTCATCAAGCAAACACTTTTTGCTGGCTTTGTCCAGAGGCTTGCTGATCACGCTGAGTGGCAGGCCGGTGCGCTCGCTAAAGGTTTGGGTATCAACCCCATCGGTTAGTCGCAATGCGTTGAGCATGAATTCAAAGGGGAGGTCATTGGCATCAACTTCCTTGGATTCCATGACGGCATGGCCCTTGGTTTCCATTGTGGTCATATACGCTTCGGGGTGTCGTTCTCGCACCTGACGGGTAATTCGGTTTGGGTAAGATATTTTGCTGTGCGCCCCAGCACCAATGCCAATGTAATCACCAAAGCGCCAGTAATTCAGATTGTGTTTGCACCCTTGATCTTTTCTTGCATACGCAGACACTTCATAACGCTTATACCCAGCTGCAGTTAAAAGCTTTAGGTTTTGCTCAGACATTGCATCTACCTCATCATCAGTTGGTAATGTTGGTGGAAAGTTCACAAAATACGTATTAGGTTCTAAGGTCAGGTTGTAGAGGGATAAGTGTGGCGTCTGAAATGACAGAGCGGTTTCAATATCGGCCTTTGCTGCCTCCAGTGTTTGATTCGGTAGGCCATACATCAAATCGAGATTGACTGATTGAAAGTGATCTAGCGCAATCTGAATTGCCCGTTTCGCCTCTTCGCCATTGTGGATTCGCCCCAAAGCTTTTAACTGCGCATCCTGAAAGCTTTGTACACCAATGGATACACGATTAATCCCGCAATTGGCGAACGCTGCAAATTTTTCTGCCTCAATGGATCCTGGATTTGCTTCCATCGTGATTTCTGCATTGGGCTCGAGATTGACGCGCGCACGAGTCGCTGAGAGAAGTTGATCCATACCCTCCGGCGAGAATAGGCTGGGGGTACCACCGCCAATAAAAATGCTGTGCACCTGACGTCCCCAAATATTGGGAAGCTCAGTTTCTAAATCGGCAATGAGTGCGTTGATGTAGCGCTTTTCATCAAAACCGGATTGGTTAGAGCCTCCAGTTCTATCCTTTATTTGATGGGAGTTGAAATCACAGTACGGACACTTCTTTTCACACCACGGAAAGTGGATATAGAGCGCGAGGGGTGGGGGCGCTGTGAGTGTTACTGAATGGTGCTGCAGATTAGACACGAGACTGTAGTTGGGTAATGAATTCTCGTAGGGCTTGCCCGCGATGGCTAATGGAATTCTTCTTTTCGGGAGCAAGCTCAGCCGCCGTGAGACCAAGTTCTGGCAAATAAAAATGCGGATCGTATCCAAACCCGTTAGTCCCTTTCGGGGTATCAATGAACGTGCCATACCAGCGTGTTTGCACAATCAGGGGCTCGGGATCGTTGGCGCTATTTACGAAGACGAGTGCGCACACATAGTGCGCCCCGCGGTTTTGTTCATCCCGTAGATTTTGAATGAGTAATTGATTGTTGGCAGCGTCATTTGCAGGTTCACCAGCGTAACGGGCAGATAACTCCCCGGGAGCACCGCCCAAAGCATGTGCACAAATTCCAGAATCATCGGCTAGCGCAGGAAGGCCGCTTAATCCGCTGGCATGACGTGCTTTCGCAAGCGCATTTTCTACAAACGTGTGATGCGGTTCTTCAGCTGAAGGAATGCCCAATTCACCCTGAGGAATCACTTGAAACTTGAGGGGCGCGAGCAGTGCGGCAAACTCGCGAACTTTGCCTGCGTTATTAGAGGCGAGAACCAGCTTTCGCATGGACTACTTTCTGGATCAATCTAATTACGTCAATGCATGAATTTGCAATTGCGTGAGCTCTTGAATGCCTTGCTCCGCTAAATCTAGCAGGGCAGTTAACTCGCCCCTAGAGAATGCTGCCCCTTCAGCAGTGCCTTGCACTTCAATCATGCCACCTTTGCCCGTCATCACGACATTCATATCG contains:
- the hemW gene encoding radical SAM family heme chaperone HemW; translation: MSNLQHHSVTLTAPPPLALYIHFPWCEKKCPYCDFNSHQIKDRTGGSNQSGFDEKRYINALIADLETELPNIWGRQVHSIFIGGGTPSLFSPEGMDQLLSATRARVNLEPNAEITMEANPGSIEAEKFAAFANCGINRVSIGVQSFQDAQLKALGRIHNGEEAKRAIQIALDHFQSVNLDLMYGLPNQTLEAAKADIETALSFQTPHLSLYNLTLEPNTYFVNFPPTLPTDDEVDAMSEQNLKLLTAAGYKRYEVSAYARKDQGCKHNLNYWRFGDYIGIGAGAHSKISYPNRITRQVRERHPEAYMTTMETKGHAVMESKEVDANDLPFEFMLNALRLTDGVDTQTFSERTGLPLSVISKPLDKASKKCLLDENPSKLRATDQGLRYLNNLQEIFLA
- the rdgB gene encoding RdgB/HAM1 family non-canonical purine NTP pyrophosphatase, whose protein sequence is MRKLVLASNNAGKVREFAALLAPLKFQVIPQGELGIPSAEEPHHTFVENALAKARHASGLSGLPALADDSGICAHALGGAPGELSARYAGEPANDAANNQLLIQNLRDEQNRGAHYVCALVFVNSANDPEPLIVQTRWYGTFIDTPKGTNGFGYDPHFYLPELGLTAAELAPEKKNSISHRGQALREFITQLQSRV